A DNA window from bacterium contains the following coding sequences:
- a CDS encoding DUF4159 domain-containing protein, translated as MNNDPKTAEPSGIISLLDMDRLEHETRRYLYAGFVIALLFQLALAPFIHYGRLAVTHEKYRIVKLIDIITLPEEPQEFEPSQPFTLDRNFLSQLRNAESHFRFKTPHGDFRSIENEEYRGFLSKLGRDLDTETKRLAESNMLPDSLAVEKRFDPGDFGYTTKITRELERGFSLRDEMLSLDDIEAMGQFKGFVIQDPSDRKNIKGFVHIPKFIREMNPRYNLAGAVDGLSEAFNYYTGISVKIDDPVCLCSEELSTYPMIYLTTDTTEVLELKPSQYENLGKYLKNGGFAIVDNGTPWKEYSPAEATLINILRISLGDDFRMEPVPIDHPIYHCFFDFTIAPEGAEKMTPPDENPVVNPWGEMLHIPVLEKVRKAISDNPGELWGVWLGERLVAVYSNKGYGHVWRDGVTLSKYRDFSSSDRSRYNFNPQLKLGVNLMVYGLIQRGGITKQVVDYHAYSSIPAHDESPAPGGK; from the coding sequence GTGAACAATGATCCGAAAACAGCGGAACCATCGGGCATAATCTCATTGCTCGACATGGATCGCCTCGAACATGAAACCCGCAGGTATCTCTATGCCGGGTTTGTCATCGCCCTGCTGTTCCAGCTTGCGCTCGCTCCGTTCATACATTACGGAAGACTTGCAGTCACCCATGAAAAATATCGTATTGTAAAGCTGATCGATATTATTACCCTGCCTGAAGAACCGCAGGAATTCGAGCCTTCACAACCATTCACCCTCGACCGTAATTTCCTCTCCCAGTTACGGAACGCCGAAAGTCACTTCCGGTTTAAAACACCGCACGGGGATTTCAGGAGCATCGAGAATGAAGAATACCGCGGTTTTCTTTCGAAACTCGGCCGTGATCTCGACACCGAAACCAAACGTCTCGCAGAGAGCAATATGCTCCCCGATTCCCTCGCTGTCGAGAAACGGTTCGATCCCGGTGATTTCGGATATACCACGAAGATAACACGCGAGCTTGAACGGGGCTTTTCGCTCCGTGATGAGATGCTCAGCCTCGATGATATCGAAGCAATGGGGCAGTTCAAGGGATTCGTTATTCAGGACCCGTCTGACAGGAAGAATATCAAGGGATTCGTTCACATTCCGAAATTTATTCGTGAAATGAACCCGCGGTATAATCTTGCCGGTGCAGTTGACGGCCTTTCGGAAGCGTTTAATTATTATACGGGGATTTCCGTGAAAATCGATGATCCTGTCTGCCTCTGTTCGGAGGAACTCTCCACATACCCGATGATTTACCTGACAACTGACACTACCGAAGTGTTAGAATTAAAACCTTCTCAATATGAGAATTTAGGAAAGTACCTTAAAAACGGCGGATTTGCCATTGTCGACAACGGCACACCCTGGAAGGAATACTCTCCTGCCGAAGCGACGCTGATCAATATCCTCCGTATCAGTCTCGGCGATGATTTCCGGATGGAGCCTGTCCCGATCGACCATCCGATATACCATTGCTTCTTTGATTTCACAATAGCGCCCGAGGGAGCGGAAAAAATGACTCCCCCCGATGAAAATCCTGTCGTAAATCCGTGGGGCGAAATGCTCCATATACCCGTGCTCGAAAAAGTACGCAAGGCTATCTCGGACAATCCGGGGGAACTCTGGGGAGTCTGGCTCGGCGAGCGTCTTGTCGCCGTTTATTCAAACAAGGGTTACGGCCATGTATGGCGGGACGGCGTCACACTGTCGAAATACCGCGATTTCTCTTCATCGGATCGTTCACGGTATAATTTCAATCCCCAGCTCA